One segment of Leguminivora glycinivorella isolate SPB_JAAS2020 chromosome 12, LegGlyc_1.1, whole genome shotgun sequence DNA contains the following:
- the LOC125232064 gene encoding uncharacterized protein LOC125232064: MATHSPASKQLLSPESTNDLTVNMDISTTNDSMASHIESSFVDSEIDATYENSFQSPLQIQSSFMDSELDATDAKGSQGHSDVEFDLTVDEDMTRPETPVNIEGRRLVKMQYFMDQIIEISRHSSKFGCQLDFIQIIKERKTGLRSTFSLRCNMCNGVFALHTDDTDPNTNDVNHSAVSAAILMGCGSSNLKEFTASLDLPTVNQKIYDQCHKHLHSWWKEAAEKSMTDAALQETQEADRKSPSGKPMIAVTADACWAKRSYRNNYSSLSGVGAIIGINSGKVLHVGIKNKYCVTCARASSKNTTPSVHQCTINHKGSSTSMEQAAIVEGFKESVQKHGLIYSQLIADGDASTYKNIVDNRPYPGINVEKIECSNHLLRNYNGKNINFAKDTSIPLPQRKLLKAADRINRLRIAIKQAVRFRMAQNLSFADRVKELRKDILNSPSHVFGDHSACDDYYCPAEKKQEHNYVPQIPELMKKLRDNTTHLANFSQSLLYRLNNNRAEQFNSLVAKYVGGKRINYALKNSYTLRCYAAVVAFNTGMPIYALHKTVTGRSPSKASKLVEQRKRVNNSRKKVWKPKRIIASKDMAADYGEACQKPDMSPEEYERRKEEYLASVKAQLKERDVIERETILQSESALWLEMRRCILTASNFSKICKRRNNISPAPLVKTMLYGYSLDHVAAVQHGKNHEANAIKQLEMELNIKVEKCGLHIDPEHYFLGATPDGLYSDGIIEIKCPKSAFGMDPEEAIKEKKIKMWKVVNGVMVLNKNHDWFYQVQGQLHITNKDRCLFGVWTDPKYPLKIEIIEKDDNFWKAKMETRLINFYEKCLLPEIVDPRKIRSMPLRDDPF; this comes from the exons ATGGCCACTCATTCGCCAGCATCGAAGCAGTTGTTATCACCTGAATCTACAAATGACCTTACTGTGAACATGGACATCAGTACTACAAACGATTCA ATGGCATCACATATTGAATCATCATTTGTAGATTCTGAAATCGACGCCACATATGAAAACAGTTTCCAG AGCCCATTACAAATCCAGTCATCATTTATGGATTCTGAACTCGATGCCACAGATGCAAAAGGCAGCCAAGGTCATTCAGATGTTGAATTTGATTTAACTGTCGATGAG GATATGACGAGACCAGAAACTCCAGTCAACATTGAAGGGAGACGACTGGTGAAAATGCAGTACTTTATGGATCAAATTATAGAGATCTCCAGACACAGCAGCAAATTCGGCTGTCAGTTagattttatacaaattatcaaagaaagaaaaactggGCTTAGGTCCACTTTTTCATTGCGCTGCAATATGTGTAATGGTGTATTTGCACTTCACACAGACGACACTGACCCTAACACGAACGACGTTAATCACTCCGCAGTCTCCGCCGCGATTCTTATGGGTTGCGGATCATCTAATCTAAAAGAGTTTACTGCATCGTTGGATTTACCCACTgtaaatcaaaaaatatatgaTCAGTGCCACAAACACCTGCATAGCTGGTGGAAAGAAGCGGCTGAAAAATCTATGACAGATGCTGCTCTACAAGAAACACAAGAAGCCGACAGAAAAAGTCCCAGCGGGAAGCCAATGATAGCAGTAACAGCAGATGCTTGTTGGGCTAAGCGCTCCTACAGAAACAATTATTCATCGCTTTCGGGAGTTGGGGCTATCATTGGCATAAATTCTGGGAAAGTGCTTCATGTTGGCATTAAAAACAAATACTGTGTGACGTGTGCAAGAGCTTCCTCTAAAAATACCACTCCATCCGTTCATCAATGCACTATCAACCACAAAGGCTCCTCTACTAGCATGGAGCAGGCGGCAATTGTTGAGGGCTTTAAGGAGTCAGTCCAAAAACATGGTTTGATATATTCACAACTAATAGCTGATGGTGACGCTAGTacgtataaaaatattgtagatAATCGTCCTTACCCAGGCATAAATGTTGAAAAAATCGAATGTTCCAACCATTTGTTGCGTAATTATAACGGTAAAAACATAAATTTTGCAAAGGATACCTCGATACCGTTACCACAAAGAAAACTCCTTAAAGCTGCAGATCGTATTAACCGTTTACGTATAGCGATAAAACAAGCAGTTAGATTTCGGATGGCACAAAATTTATCGTTTGCTGACCGCGTAAAAGAACTTCGCAAGGATATTTTAAATAGTCCTAGTCATGTATTTGGTGACCATTCTGCATGCGACGACTATTACTGTCCGGCAGAAAAAAAACAAGAGCACAACTATGTTCCTCAAATACCtgaattaatgaaaaaattgaGAGATAACACAACACATTTAGCCAACTTCTCGCAAAGTCTTCTGTACAGACTAAATAATAATCGCGCAGAACAGTTTAACTCCTTGGTTGCTAAATATGTTGGAGGAAAGCGTATAAATTATGCGCTTAAAAACTCATACACCTTAAGATGCTATGCAGCGGTAGTGGCATTTAACACCGGCATGCCCATCTACGCGCTGCATAAAACAGTTACAGGAAGGAGTCCTTCGAAGGCATCAAAGCTAGTCGAGCAGAGAAAACGAGTAAACAATAGCCGTAAAAAAGTATGGAAGCCCAAAAGAATAATAGCTTCAAAGGATATGGCGGCCGACTATGGCGAAGCATGTCAAAAGCCAGATATGTCGCCTGAAGAATATGAAAGAAGAAAG GAGGAGTATTTGGCGTCAGTAAAAGCACAGCTCAAGGAAAGAGATGTCATAGAACGGGAAACTATACTGCAATCGGAGAGTGCTCTATGGCTTGAAATGAGGCGGTGTATTCTAACAGCATCCAACTTCTCCAAAATTTGCAAGCGACGCAATAACATTAGCCCAGCACCTCTCGTAAAGACCATGTTGTACGGTTATTCTCTCGATCATGTTGCGGCTGTACAACATGGCAAAAACCATGAAGCGAATGCAATCAAGCAGCTCGAAATGGAATTGAACATTAAAGTGGAAAAATGTGGTCTTCACATTGATCCAGAACACTATTTTTTAGGCGCGACTCCTGATGGACTCTACAGTGACGGTATAATAGAAATAAAATGCCCAAAATCAGCATTCGGGATGGATCCCGAGGAGgccataaaagaaaaaaaaataaagatgtggaaggtcgttaatggTGTCatggttttaaataaaaaccatgACTGGTTTTACCAGGTTCAGGGCCAATTACATATAACAAATAAAGACAGATGTTTATTTGGTGTATGGACTGATCCTAAGTATCCtcttaaaatagaaataatagaaAAGGACGACAATTTCTGGAAGGCAAAAATGGAAACAAGACTAATAAATTTTTATGAAAAGTGCTTACTCCCAGAAATCGTCGACCCTCGAAAAATCAGAAGTATGCCATTAAGAGATGACCCGTTTTAA